The Tistrella mobilis genome window below encodes:
- a CDS encoding aldo/keto reductase gives MHNTTLGQSGLVVSRLAFGAMTFTAGNADMPTIYKTGTAEAEAMIGRALDAGITLFDTADGYAGGESEVMLGRALRPHRDHVAITTKVGFRNGPALDRQGLSRRHILRSIDESLTRLGTDRVELYVAHREDPHTPLDETLEALDAVVRAGKALYLGVSNWQPWKIAAALEIQRARGLARFTHAQMHYSLLGRDIERDFLPMAARYGLGLTVWGPLSGGFLTGKYDRNSLDRPDGRLSGFDLLPFDKARGFALLDVMRPIAAAHGASLAQLAIAWLLARPGVSSVILGASRPDQLDDTVRAAGLRLSEDEIAALDAATALAPVYPHWFIQGLVDAPMAAALSA, from the coding sequence ATGCACAACACGACCCTCGGCCAGAGCGGCCTCGTCGTCTCGCGCCTCGCTTTCGGCGCCATGACCTTCACTGCCGGCAATGCCGACATGCCCACGATCTACAAGACCGGCACCGCCGAGGCGGAGGCCATGATCGGCCGCGCGCTCGATGCCGGCATCACCCTGTTCGACACGGCCGACGGCTATGCCGGCGGCGAAAGCGAGGTCATGCTCGGCCGGGCCCTCCGGCCTCATCGCGACCACGTCGCCATCACCACCAAGGTCGGATTCCGCAACGGCCCGGCGCTCGACCGCCAGGGCCTGTCCCGCCGCCACATCCTGCGGTCGATCGATGAAAGCCTCACCCGGCTGGGTACCGACCGGGTGGAGCTTTATGTCGCCCATCGCGAAGACCCGCACACCCCGCTGGACGAGACGCTGGAGGCGCTCGATGCGGTGGTCCGCGCCGGCAAGGCGCTCTATCTCGGCGTCTCCAACTGGCAGCCCTGGAAAATCGCCGCGGCCCTGGAAATCCAGCGCGCCCGCGGCCTCGCCCGCTTCACCCATGCCCAGATGCATTACTCGCTGCTCGGCCGCGACATCGAACGCGACTTCCTGCCCATGGCCGCCCGCTATGGCCTGGGTCTCACGGTCTGGGGGCCGCTGTCGGGTGGCTTCCTGACCGGCAAATATGATCGAAACAGCCTGGATCGCCCCGATGGCCGGCTGTCGGGCTTCGACCTGCTGCCCTTCGACAAGGCGCGCGGGTTCGCCCTGCTCGATGTGATGCGGCCGATCGCAGCAGCCCATGGGGCCAGCCTGGCACAGCTCGCCATCGCCTGGCTGCTGGCACGGCCGGGCGTCTCCAGCGTCATCCTGGGGGCGAGTCGCCCGGACCAGCTGGACGACACCGTCAGGGCCGCCGGCCTGCGCCTGTCGGAAGACGAGATCGCGGCTCTCGACGCCGCCACGGCCCTGGCTCCGGTCTATCCGCACTGGTTCATTCAGGGCCTGGTCGATGCGCCGATGGCGGCAGCCCTCTCCGCCTAG
- a CDS encoding LysR family transcriptional regulator: MSRSDAFQGVAEFLAVAEQASFRRAAGVLGVTPAAVSQAVRALELRTGVALFHRTTRKVGLTEAGEALKARLAPAMADMTAAFDRLDDFRGRPQGHLRLTVPRLAVELVVAPVLPVFRRLYPEVTVEVAVQDAAVDLADEGFDAGIRIGEFVARDMITVALTRDFRWVVAGTPGYFDTHGRPSDPRALFDGHDCIRYRYPTSGMIYRWEFERTGEAFRLDPPGAMIVNDAALMRELALAGLGLIYAADLQIAGDVAAGRLETVLAEWLPVSDGLRLYFPDRSRNQPKLRAFIDVARRVLRERAAALPISDQEDRS; the protein is encoded by the coding sequence ATGTCGCGGAGCGACGCCTTTCAGGGCGTGGCTGAATTCCTGGCGGTGGCCGAACAGGCGAGTTTCCGGCGCGCGGCCGGCGTGCTGGGGGTGACGCCGGCCGCCGTCAGTCAGGCCGTACGGGCGCTGGAACTGCGCACCGGCGTGGCGCTTTTCCACCGCACCACCCGCAAGGTGGGGCTGACCGAGGCGGGGGAGGCGCTGAAGGCGAGGCTGGCCCCGGCCATGGCCGACATGACCGCCGCCTTCGACCGGCTGGACGATTTTCGCGGCCGTCCGCAGGGCCATCTGCGTCTGACCGTCCCGCGTCTGGCCGTGGAACTGGTGGTGGCGCCGGTGCTGCCGGTTTTCCGCCGGCTTTATCCGGAGGTGACGGTGGAGGTCGCGGTGCAGGATGCGGCGGTGGATCTGGCCGATGAAGGCTTCGATGCCGGCATCCGGATCGGCGAGTTCGTCGCCCGCGACATGATCACCGTGGCGCTGACCCGCGATTTCCGCTGGGTGGTCGCCGGAACGCCCGGCTATTTCGACACCCATGGCCGGCCGTCGGACCCGCGGGCGCTGTTCGATGGCCATGACTGCATCCGCTATCGCTACCCCACCTCCGGCATGATCTATCGCTGGGAGTTCGAGCGCACGGGCGAGGCCTTCCGGCTGGATCCGCCGGGGGCCATGATCGTCAATGACGCCGCGCTGATGCGCGAGCTGGCGCTGGCCGGGCTGGGACTGATCTATGCCGCAGATCTGCAGATCGCGGGCGATGTCGCGGCGGGCCGGCTGGAGACGGTGCTGGCGGAGTGGCTGCCGGTCTCGGACGGGCTGCGGCTCTATTTTCCGGACCGCAGCCGCAACCAGCCGAAGCTGCGCGCCTTCATCGATGTCGCGCGGCGGGTGCTGCGCGAACGGGCGGCGGCTCTGCCCATATCCGACCAGGAGGATCGCTCATGA
- a CDS encoding cation diffusion facilitator family transporter → MTAAREAQVLRRSIAATLLVSALGIGFGLVSGAQSIIFDGVFSVLDAALSLLSLMVTRLVAREDSRRFQHGFWHIEPMVIAVNGGITLLLCGYAFVTAATDLLAGGRPLAFGWAAGYAVVVAAMGFAMFAYGRRANRQIGSDLLALDARGWLLSALITSALLVAFVAGAILDGTPYAWLTPYVDPAVLMVLTLCLLPVPARIVWRAATEIFLMTPDTLDARVRRVMDEVVARHGFTTYSSYAAKVGRGRFIEIHVVVPSDHPGTTAWFDEIRREIGDALGGAGPHRWLTIVFTTDPAWI, encoded by the coding sequence ATGACCGCCGCGCGCGAAGCACAGGTTCTGCGTCGGTCGATCGCCGCCACCCTGCTGGTCTCGGCGCTGGGCATCGGTTTCGGCCTGGTGTCGGGTGCGCAGTCGATCATCTTCGACGGTGTGTTCTCGGTGCTGGATGCGGCCCTCTCGCTGCTGTCGCTGATGGTCACGCGGCTGGTTGCCCGCGAGGACAGCCGGCGCTTCCAGCACGGTTTCTGGCATATCGAGCCCATGGTGATCGCGGTCAATGGCGGCATCACCCTGCTGCTCTGCGGTTATGCCTTCGTGACCGCGGCCACTGATCTGCTGGCCGGCGGCCGGCCGCTCGCCTTCGGCTGGGCAGCCGGTTATGCGGTGGTGGTGGCCGCGATGGGTTTCGCCATGTTCGCCTATGGCCGCCGCGCCAACCGGCAGATCGGCTCGGACCTGCTGGCGCTGGATGCCCGGGGCTGGCTGCTGTCGGCGCTGATCACCAGCGCACTGCTGGTGGCCTTCGTCGCGGGGGCCATTCTGGACGGCACGCCTTATGCCTGGCTCACCCCCTATGTCGATCCGGCGGTGCTGATGGTGCTGACGCTCTGTCTGCTGCCGGTGCCGGCGCGGATCGTGTGGCGGGCGGCGACCGAGATTTTCCTGATGACCCCCGATACGCTGGATGCCCGGGTGCGGCGGGTGATGGATGAGGTGGTGGCACGGCATGGCTTCACCACCTATTCCAGCTATGCGGCAAAGGTCGGCCGCGGTCGGTTCATCGAGATCCATGTCGTGGTGCCCTCCGATCACCCGGGTACCACCGCCTGGTTCGACGAGATCCGCCGCGAAATCGGCGACGCGCTGGGCGGCGCCGGCCCGCATCGCTGGCTGACCATCGTGTTCACGACCGATCCCGCCTGGATCTGA
- a CDS encoding MFS transporter yields MTDMPPSSTRTTSPGADPSRAGRLGLTGLALSMLTASLGVSIANVALPTLAHALDVPFQAVQWVVLAYLLAVTVAIVGAGRLGDALGRRRVLSAGLVLFALASAFCGLAPSFGLLIAARALQGLGAAVLMALTLALVRETVAAERTGAAMGLLGTTSAIGTALGPSMGGLLIAAAGWRAVFIVLVPAALAALLLIRRGLPAAPTPTPTTAPRQGLDLPGTLVLAFSLGAYALAMTRPHGPDTAAFILLGITALGIAIFVAVERCARAPLIRPAALREPLLASALICNLLIATVIMTTLVVAPFYLSHTLGLGTARVGLVMSVGPVLSALTGLPLGRLVDRGDAGLMAVAGLAAMATGAALLALLPTWFGLTGYLAGILVLTPGYQLFQAANNTQIMAKVPADRRGVTSGMLGLARNLGLVTGAAVMGAIFAAAAGGNVTTAGADAVARGLRITFATAALLMLTGIVIALVGRRVAERPASAVRSRRDRS; encoded by the coding sequence ATGACCGACATGCCCCCCTCCTCCACCCGAACCACGTCCCCCGGGGCCGATCCTTCCCGCGCCGGCCGCCTTGGCCTGACCGGTCTGGCACTGTCGATGCTGACCGCCTCGCTCGGCGTCAGCATCGCCAATGTCGCCCTGCCGACGCTTGCCCACGCCCTCGACGTACCGTTTCAGGCGGTGCAATGGGTGGTGCTGGCCTATCTGCTGGCGGTGACGGTCGCGATCGTGGGCGCGGGCCGGCTGGGCGACGCGCTCGGACGCCGGCGCGTGCTCTCGGCCGGGCTTGTGCTCTTCGCCCTCGCCTCCGCCTTCTGCGGGCTGGCACCGTCCTTCGGGCTGCTGATCGCCGCCCGCGCGCTTCAGGGGCTGGGGGCCGCCGTGCTGATGGCGCTGACCCTGGCACTGGTCCGCGAGACGGTGGCCGCAGAGCGTACAGGCGCCGCCATGGGCCTGCTCGGCACCACCTCGGCCATCGGCACCGCCCTCGGTCCCTCCATGGGCGGGCTGCTGATCGCCGCCGCCGGCTGGCGGGCGGTGTTCATCGTGCTGGTGCCGGCGGCACTCGCCGCCCTGCTGCTGATCCGCCGCGGCCTGCCGGCCGCGCCCACCCCCACCCCGACAACGGCACCCCGTCAGGGGCTCGACCTGCCCGGGACGCTGGTTCTGGCCTTCAGCCTCGGCGCCTATGCCCTGGCGATGACCCGGCCGCACGGGCCCGACACCGCTGCTTTCATCCTGCTCGGCATCACCGCCCTCGGCATCGCGATCTTCGTGGCCGTGGAGCGCTGCGCCCGGGCACCGCTGATCCGGCCGGCGGCGCTCCGCGAACCGCTGCTCGCATCTGCGCTGATCTGCAACCTGCTGATCGCGACCGTGATCATGACCACGCTGGTGGTCGCCCCCTTCTACCTCTCGCACACGCTCGGCCTCGGCACCGCGCGGGTCGGTCTGGTGATGTCGGTGGGCCCGGTGCTGTCGGCCCTGACCGGCCTGCCGCTCGGCCGGCTGGTCGACCGTGGCGATGCCGGGCTGATGGCGGTCGCGGGGCTCGCCGCCATGGCGACGGGTGCCGCCCTGCTCGCACTCCTCCCCACCTGGTTCGGCCTGACCGGCTATCTCGCCGGCATCCTGGTACTCACCCCCGGCTATCAGCTGTTCCAGGCCGCCAACAACACCCAGATCATGGCCAAGGTGCCCGCAGACCGGCGCGGCGTCACCTCGGGTATGCTGGGCCTCGCCCGCAATCTGGGGCTGGTGACCGGTGCGGCGGTGATGGGCGCGATCTTCGCCGCTGCCGCAGGCGGCAACGTCACCACCGCCGGCGCCGATGCCGTCGCCCGGGGGCTGCGCATCACCTTCGCCACCGCCGCCCTGCTGATGCTGACCGGCATCGTCATTGCGCTCGTCGGGCGCAGGGTGGCGGAACGGCCGGCATCGGCGGTCAGATCCAGGCGGGATCGGTCGTGA
- a CDS encoding LysR family transcriptional regulator produces the protein MAIPDLNLLIALDALLGECSVARAAARLQLSASATSRVLARLRETTGDPLLVRAGRGLVPTPRALELRDEAARLVREAEILLRPAAPPDLARIERSFTFRTREGFVETFGLALLGRIAQEAPGVRLHFVARTDKDGTALRNGVVDLETGVASGTAGPELRAQALFRDRFVAVVRADHALARTPQPTPALYAAGDHVRVARRPAGQETVDQALAVLGLERRVITTVASFPAALFLVRDGGLIATVPERSTGRLRDGLVTIPLPLPVPDLTISLLWHPRMDADPVHRWLRGVVREVVGERR, from the coding sequence ATGGCGATTCCGGATCTCAATCTGCTCATCGCGCTCGACGCGTTGCTCGGCGAATGCAGTGTCGCCCGGGCGGCGGCTCGGCTGCAGCTCAGCGCCTCGGCGACCAGCCGGGTGCTGGCGCGGCTGCGCGAGACCACCGGCGATCCGCTGCTGGTCCGGGCCGGCCGCGGCCTGGTGCCGACCCCGCGGGCGCTGGAACTGCGGGACGAGGCGGCGCGGCTGGTGCGCGAGGCCGAGATTCTGCTGCGGCCGGCAGCCCCGCCCGATCTGGCCCGGATCGAGCGGTCGTTCACCTTCAGGACCCGCGAAGGCTTCGTCGAGACCTTCGGCCTGGCCCTGCTCGGGCGCATCGCGCAGGAGGCGCCGGGGGTGCGGCTGCATTTCGTCGCCCGCACCGACAAGGACGGCACGGCGCTGCGCAACGGGGTGGTGGATCTGGAGACGGGGGTGGCGAGCGGGACCGCGGGCCCCGAACTGCGCGCCCAGGCGCTGTTCCGCGACCGCTTCGTGGCGGTGGTGCGCGCCGACCATGCGCTGGCCCGCACGCCACAGCCGACACCGGCGCTTTATGCCGCGGGGGATCATGTCCGCGTGGCGCGCCGGCCTGCGGGCCAAGAGACCGTTGATCAGGCGCTGGCGGTGCTGGGGCTGGAGCGGCGGGTGATCACCACCGTCGCCAGCTTCCCGGCCGCCCTTTTCCTGGTCCGCGATGGCGGGCTGATCGCCACCGTGCCCGAGCGGTCGACCGGCCGGCTGCGCGACGGGCTCGTCACCATCCCTCTGCCGCTGCCGGTGCCCGACCTCACCATCTCGCTGCTCTGGCACCCGCGGATGGACGCCGATCCGGTCCATCGCTGGCTGCGCGGGGTGGTGCGGGAGGTGGTTGGGGAACGGCGCTGA
- a CDS encoding type II toxin-antitoxin system Phd/YefM family antitoxin, translated as MSDTLEIPSEEFEHNFSRYRSAAKHQPVVVLDEGEDAVVLISMNEYRRLKRRDREVLRVEDLSDDDIAAIEAAEPGPECAQFDHEFPAHGWK; from the coding sequence ATGAGTGACACTCTTGAAATTCCCTCTGAGGAATTTGAGCACAACTTCAGCCGGTACAGGTCGGCTGCAAAACATCAGCCGGTTGTCGTCCTGGACGAAGGGGAAGACGCCGTGGTTCTGATTTCGATGAACGAGTATCGTCGCCTGAAGCGGCGGGATCGGGAGGTTTTGCGGGTCGAAGATCTTTCCGACGACGACATCGCTGCCATCGAGGCCGCCGAGCCCGGCCCCGAATGCGCGCAGTTTGACCACGAATTCCCCGCACATGGCTGGAAGTGA
- a CDS encoding LysR substrate-binding domain-containing protein: protein MLDPVQLRSFMAVAEAGSFTAAARGLGLGQSTVSQHVARLEAAAGRRLIDRDTHHLSLTTDGEAMLGFARAMLAVEDRARAHFADRELHGRLRFGASEDFVTSRLGRVLESFVRDHPAIDLEITVALSGTLHRMLDDGLLDLVLAKRRLGRPRGRPVHREPLIWAARSADIADPARPLPLIAFPPPSITRAAAIDALDRAGRAWRIVCTSGSLSGLKAAADAGLGVMVQPRSMRPHGLVELEGGPGLPALEEVEFIIEDVSVRRPPDSPEARAARILTEALVVGGIWRNG from the coding sequence ATGCTCGATCCCGTTCAGCTGCGCAGTTTCATGGCCGTGGCCGAGGCCGGCAGTTTTACCGCCGCCGCCCGCGGGCTGGGGCTCGGCCAGTCGACCGTCAGCCAGCATGTCGCCCGGCTGGAGGCGGCGGCCGGCCGGCGGCTCATCGATCGCGACACCCATCATCTGTCGCTGACGACGGATGGCGAAGCCATGCTCGGCTTCGCCCGCGCCATGCTGGCGGTCGAAGATCGCGCACGGGCGCATTTCGCCGACCGTGAACTCCATGGCCGGCTGCGCTTCGGCGCCTCGGAAGACTTCGTCACCAGCCGGCTCGGCCGGGTGCTGGAAAGCTTCGTGCGCGACCATCCCGCCATCGATCTGGAAATCACCGTCGCGCTCTCGGGCACGCTGCACCGCATGCTGGATGACGGGTTGCTGGATCTGGTGCTGGCCAAGCGGCGCCTGGGCCGGCCCCGCGGCCGGCCGGTGCACCGCGAGCCGCTGATCTGGGCGGCGCGCAGCGCCGACATCGCCGATCCCGCCCGACCGCTGCCGCTGATCGCCTTTCCGCCGCCCAGCATCACCCGGGCGGCGGCGATTGACGCGCTCGACCGTGCCGGCCGGGCCTGGCGGATCGTCTGCACCTCGGGCAGCCTGAGCGGGCTCAAGGCCGCGGCCGATGCCGGGCTGGGCGTGATGGTCCAGCCCCGCAGCATGCGTCCTCATGGCCTGGTGGAACTTGAGGGTGGCCCCGGCCTGCCGGCGCTGGAAGAGGTGGAGTTCATCATCGAGGACGTCTCGGTCCGCCGCCCGCCCGACAGCCCCGAAGCCCGCGCCGCCCGGATCCTGACCGAGGCGCTGGTGGTGGGGGGGATCTGGCGGAATGGGTGA